The candidate division KSB1 bacterium genome segment GGAGGTGTGACCACGCCGCTAACTTGCTTGCCACAAACACCACCATGGCAAACCGGGCGAACTCTGATGGTTCGAACCCCATCACGCCAAGGCGCAACCAACGACGGGCCCCATGCACCCGCACCCCCATCACTAACACCAGCACGAGGAGACCGATGCTAAGCCATAGCAACGTCCAGGGGGCTCTCACCAGGTGCCTCCAGGAAAGCTGGAACACGCCCACCATGGCTAATACACCCAGCAGGACGCGAAAGAGATGACTCTTGACATAGAAATGCGGATCGTCCCGCTGGAATCCCGCCGTATGAGAACTTGCCGAGTAAACCTCGCTGAGACCGATGGCCAAGAGAACCAGAACGGCTATCAGCAGGACATAATCGAATTGGTAGGTGCCGCTGCCCCCAGTCCGCGTGGCCCAGCGAGGCTTTGGCTTTTTGTGCAACTCCTTGTGCGAGCGACGTTGCACTTTTGCTCACCGCACCTTGAACGAAGCCAGGCTAAGCAGCACCAGCAGAATGCCCACTATCCAAAAGCGCACCACCATCTTCGGCTCGGGCCAGGGCCGCTCGCCAATTTCGAAGTGGTGGTGAATCGGCGCCATGCGGAAAACCCGGCGACCAGTTCTCTTGAACACCGCCACCTGGACCATCACCGAGATGCTTTCCGCCATGAACACCCCACATATGATCGGCAAGAGCAGCTCTTTCTTGATCAAAATGGCCATCGTACCCAAGGAGGCGCCGAGGCTCAAGGCCCCCGTGTCTCCCATGAAAATCTCCGCAGGGTAGGCATTGAACCAGAGAAAGCCCAAGCATGCCCCTACCAATGCCGCCGCGTAGACCATGAGTTCTCCCGCCCCGGGCAGGTAAGTGATGTGCAGGTAGTGAGAGAAATCCACGCGGCCCGTGACATAGGCAATGACCCCAAAAGCTGCCGCGGCAATACCACTGAGCCCGATACACAGCCCATCTGCTCCGTCGGCAAGGTTGGCGGAATTGCTCATCGCCGTGATGATAAAGACCACCACGGGAATGTAGAACACACCAAAGTCCACCAGGTAGTTCTTGAAAAAGGGCAGCGTGGTCGCGGAGCGCACATCGGCCACCGGCGGAAAGAAATACAACACTGAGCCTACGATGCACCCCAGGACCATCTGGCCGGCAATCTTGTAGCGGCCAATCAGCCCTTTCGGCAGCTTTTTCACCACCTTCAGGTAGTCATCAAGAAAGCCCACAGCGCCCATAAACACAGTCGCCAGCAGCACCAGCATCACATAGACGTTGTCCAGCCGGCACCAGAGCAGCAAAGGCAACACGGTGGCTACCAGAATGATTACGCCGCCGAAAGTGGGCGTTCCCTGCTTCTTCAGGTGGGTCTTTGGCCCTTCGGGGCGAATCTCCTGACCCAGGTGTAAAGCGCGCGCCTTGCGGATGACATACGGCCCAAAAAGAAAGGCGATGAGCAACGCCGTGATCGCGGCTCCGCCCGCGCGAAACGATTGATAACGGAACACATTCAGTCCCGAAATGTGCTCTCGCAACGGAAAAAGCAGGTGGAAGAGCATAAGGCTCCCAAGCTATTCGTTAGGTTGCAGTCCCTTCCGCACCGCCTCCACCACCTCTTCCATTTTCATTCCCCGCGAGCCCTTGACAAGTATCACGTCCCCTTCGCGCAGCCATCCGAGCAACGCTTGGCTTAAAGACTGCTTGTCGGCAAAGTGCTCAGCCTCGACCCCTGACGCTCGGGCGACCCGCACCGTCTCTCGCGTCCACTCTCCGAAGGCAAGCAGAAGAGCGACCTCATTTTGAGCCACCAACTCACCCAGACGGCGATGAGCAGGAGCGCTTGTGGGGCCCAACTCCAACATGTCGCCGAGCACGGCGATGCGCCGCCCCCCTGGAGGGAGCGGCAGGGTGCGAAGAAAATCAAGGGCTGCCGCCGCAGAGCGAAGATTGCTATTGTACGCGTCATCGATCAGCCGTACCCCTTGGAGATCGATCACCTCCAACCGCTCCGGCACATGGTCCACCTCTTCGAGTCCGGCTTTGATCTCCGCCAGGGGCACCCCGAATTCAATCCCCACAGCGGCAGCAGCAAGTGCATTGGTCACCAGATGTCTGCCCGGAAGCTTGAGGTGAATGTGCTGCCGTCTGAGCGTGAACGTGGGGCACCCGCGCGCATCGAGGCCGCGGAAGGTGCCCCTGATGTCCGCATGCTTGGCGGTGCCAAAGGCCACCACCCGCCGGAGGGGCATGGGCGCCTGTGCTAACAAGGGATCGTCTGCATTGTAGAACCCCACCTTCTCGCCGACCAGCCCTTCGAACAGCTCCAATTTGGCCTTGAGCACCCCTTGCAGGTCGCCGAAGAACTCCAGATGGGCCTCCGCGATGTTCAGGATCACACCATACTCTGGCTCCGCTATGCGACACAGGGCAGCGATCTCGCCAAAGTGGTTCGTCCCCATCTCCAACACTACCGCGCCGTGGTGGGAGCGGAGCTCCAGCAGGCTTAGTGCCACACCCACGGTGTTGTTGAAGGACTTTTTGCTCTTGAGCGTGTCAAAACGCCTGCTGAGAACTGCAGCGGTCAATTCCTTCGTCGTGGTCTTGCCCACCGAGCCGGTCAACGCCACCACCGGCACGGAGAACCGCCCCCGGTGGTAGTGGGCAATTTGCCCGAGAGCCGCCAAGGTGTCCGGTACCCCGATGAGCACCGCCTCTGGCAAGGCCTGCCGGAGCGCCGACAGCGCATTAAGGTTCACCACCGCCGCTATTGCACCGGCTGCCAACGCCTGTCCCACAAACTGGTGGCCATCAAAACGCTCCCCCTTTATGGCAATGAACAGGTCTCCTGGTTCTGTAGTGCGGCTGTCGATGCTGACGCGCCGCACTTGGTGACGAAGCGCGGTGTTCGGGCCTACAAAACCTTGCCCGGCATCACAGCACTGCACCACCTCGCCCACGCGCAGTGCGACGGTATCGTTGGGAAGGACAAGAGCGCTCACGACGTTCTCACGTCACCACCGCACCGCATCAACCAAGGCCGCACCGGATTGACACTCCAGAATGCAGCGCCCTCCGCGTCGGATCGCCTCCCCCGGGGCGGGCTTCTGGCGGATTACCCGGCCTGCGCCGGTCACGTCCACCTGCACGCCCAACAGCGACAACCGATTGATTGCCTCTCGAGCGGTAAGTCCGATCACCCGTGGCATCAGTAGGCGCTCGCCCAGCTCTTCGGGGGCACCACCAAGTTCGAGCTCCACGACAGACCCAGTCGCCACCTGGGTGCCGGGTGCCGGATACTGCCTCTGAACGACGGTCCCTTTGCCTTGCACGGTCACCCGAAGGCCCAGCTCACGCAGCACAGCCTTACAGGTTCCCGCGTCGCGATGAAGCAGGGAGGGCACCGCCACCAGCGTTGCTCTGGAAGGAGCCGGCAGTTCCCGCGGCGCCTCTACCGGCGGGATCGTCTCTTGTTCCCCGCGCCACTTCAGAATGCGCTGGACAATGCGCTTGAAGGTGGGCGCCGCCACCTCGGAGGCGTAGTACTCCCCGCGCGGATCATCGATGACTACCATCAGGCAGAGCTCAGCAGCGCCGATCTCTGCCGGATAGTAGCCCACGAACGACGAGATGTAGCGGTCCGTCTCATGACCGCGGGCATCGGCCCTGAGCTTACGGGCGGTCCCGGTTTTGCCCGCAATCGATAGCCCCGGTATGCGGGCGTTGCGCCCGGTACCGTGCTCCACCACCTCCACGAGCATTTCGTTCAGCGTCCTGGCGGTCTGTTCCGAAACCACCCGGCGCACGGGCTCCGGTTCGCCGTAGCTCAGGTCCTCCTTCCCTTCGCGTACCGTGCCTGCCACCACCTTGGGGCGCATCAAGACGCCTCCGTTTGCCACCGCCGCATAAGCCATCACCACTTGCAATGGCGTGACCGCAATCTCGTAACCATAACTTATCGCGGCCGGTGTAAAGGCGCTCCACTGGCTCACACTCGGCACAATCCCCCGCACTTCGCCCTGCAGAGCGATGCCCGTGGGCGCCCCAAAACCAAAGGCCTGCACATAACGAAACAGGACCGGAGGGGCGATTTTGAGCCCTATTTTGGCCATACCGATGTTGCTAGAGTTGGCCAACACCTCTCGCACGGTCAACCAGCCATAAGGCTCATGGTCTTGGATCACCCGCCCGTAGAGGCGATAGCTCCCATTTTCGCAGTAGACGGTTTCGTCCGGAGAGCGAAGGTTCTCCTCAATCACCGTTGCGATGGGCACAAGCTTCATCACCGAGCCCAGCTCATAGGCATCGCTGATGGGGCGCAGGCGCCAGAGGTCTGGGTGAACCTTGGTCCCTTCGCTTGGGTCAAACAGCGGGGCACAGGCCATGGCAAGCACGTGGCCAGTGCGCGGCTCCACGGCCACGGCGCATCCGGCCGAGGCGTGGTACTGGCGCAAGGCCTCCTCCAGCTCCTCTTCGCAGATCCTCTGCACCACGCGATTGATGGTGAGGATGAGGCTCTCCCCCGGCACCGGTTCCACCCTGGGCGCGCCAGGTTTATGGAACACACGCCCTCTGGCATCAAGGTAGATATGCGCCAGGCCGGGCTTGCCATGGAGCTTTTCGTCCCACGCGTACTCGATGCCGGACAGGCCGCGGTTATCCACTCCAGTGAAGCCCAGAAGGTGGCAGGCCGTAGAGCCGAAGGGATAGGCGCGCCGCCATTCATCGACCACCCGCACTTGGCGCAAGCCCAATGCCCGCACCTGATCTCCGCACTCGGCGGGCAGCCGTCGTGCCAACCAGACAAAGGAGCCCCGCGTGCCGCCGCGTGCGACCTTGGCTTCCAGCGCCTGGGGAGATTGGCCCAACACCGCCGCCAACGTACGCACCGCCTGGGTAGTGTTGCCGTGCTGGCTCAGGTCATACCCTACCGAGACCGCGGGCTTGTTGACAACCAACCTCACCCCCTCCCGGTCCAGAATCTCGCCCCGCGGCGGCTCAAGTCTGGTCACGCGAACCAGCGGCATCTTCTTCCTGTACACGCTACGATTGACCACCTGCACCTCGATGAGCCTCAGCCCGATCAGGGCAAAGAGTCCCACCATCACCCACCTGAAGTGGACGAGCCTGGTGATGTGCGCGTGCGCGTCTCCTTCCCTTCCATAAGCGTCCATGACGCCCTGTTCTCGTCATTGGGGCATGCTGCCACGGGCCCGCTCATCTCACTGCACCACACTTTCCCGCTTGTCCTGTTCCAGCAAAGGCCGAAGGCCCGGGGGCACCACCAGATTACGCTTGCGATAAAAACCCAGCTGAAAGTGTTGTGCAGCTTGGTCAGTCACCCGGTTATAGCTGAGTAGTGTCTCCCTTGTCGTTTCTAATTGCGCCACCTCCTTTTCCAGGACCGCTACTCTCTTTTCTTGCGCGGCGATCTGATCCAACAGGTGCTGAGCATGCACATGCTGCCACACATACAGGAGGAGCGCAAAAGTGCCAAACAGTATGATCCCCACTGCACGAAGCAGCGTTCGCCGCTGCCGACGCATGCGTTGCCTGGCGAGCTGCGAACCGACAAGCCGATATCTGTTCCTCCGGGAAGCAATGAGCATTGTCCTCTAACTCAAGCGGGTGCGGACTCAGTTTGCGCCTCTATACCCGGGGCTATTCGCTCCGCCGCCCTGAGCTTGGCCCCCCTGCTCCGTGGGTTGCGTGCTTTTTCCGCTGCACTGGGCACCAAAGGTCGCTTTGTCAAGACGCGCAGGGTCGGCTTTCTGCCACACACACAAGTGGGGAGCGATGGCGGACAAATGCACCCCCGCTGCTCCCGCACGAAAAACGACTTGACCATGCGATCGCAGATGGACTCGTACGAGAGTACAACTACCCGCCCCCCAGGACTGAGGAGCCCCGGTACCTGATCGAGCGCCTCGCGGAGCGCTTCGTGCTCCTGGTTGACTGCCATGCGAAGGGCCTGGAAACAGCGGGAAAGAGTCTTGACCACAAGAGGGCCGGGCACGACGCTGCAAATCACGGCGGCCAGCTGCGAAGTGGTGCGGATGGGTTCCCGCGCCCGCGCTTGTACGATGGCCGCAGCAATGCGGCGTGCGTGCCGTTCCTCGCCCAGGTGGGCGAAAAGGGCAGCGAGCTCTTTTTCCGAGCTTCGGGCGATAATGCTGGCGGCAGTCGTTCCCCGGCCAGTGTCCATGCGCATGTCTAATGGCCCTTCGAACCGATAGGAAAAGCCACGTGCCGGCGTGTCCAACTGGTGGCTGCTCACGCCCAGATCAAAGAGGATGCCTTCGACCTGGGTGATAGCAAGTTCCGCAAGCAGACGACCAACCTGGCGAAAGTCGCCTTGCCGAAGCACTACCTGCGAACCAAACTGCCGTAACCCCTCTGCTGCCGCCTCTAAGGCCTCCCCATCCAAGTCGATCCCAACCACGCGAACCCCGGGGCCACATTTGGGCAGCAGAATGCGCTCGTACCCCCCACCCCCAATGGTCGCATCCACGTACACACCTTGCTTCCGATGCAACCACAAGCGCCCCACCGCCTCAACAAGTACCGGTTCATGAAATGTCATGCCACAGGGGAACCCCCTCCCTGGTGCGTCTCATTGGTCATGACCTGCGCCTTCCCAGTCCCGCCCAAGTTGCCGAACATCTCCCCGAACTCGATCTCCACCCCCTGTACGGTCTCCATAAACAGGGCGGGCTTCCATATCTCCAGGTGATCCACCACCCCACCTACAATAGCCTCCCCCTCAATCTGAGCATAGTCTCGCAAGTTGCCCGGCAGCGCAATCCTCCCCTGGGGATCAAACTGCACGAGCGTACTCAGCATCGCCCAACGACGATTGAAGCGATACTTGTCTTTAAGATTGCTCCACTGACCCTCAAAGAGCTTGGTAAGGCGAGCCCATTCGTCAATGGGGTAAGCGTAAATGCAAGGCTCTATACCTTGCATGAGGATTAGCCCCTCGCGCGATTCAGGCGAAAGGAGCGCGCGAAACTTTGCGGGTATGCTGAGGCGACCCTTCTGATCTACCGTGACCCGACTGTGTCCCTGGAACTCCGTATACAGCGGCTGCGAAGGATCGCTAACCTGGACTATGGGCATGTTCGAACCCAGCTAGTGGTGCGGCTTCCCAAATCGGCGTAACGCTGCCCAAATATACGCAAAACTTCCCATGATGTCAAGCGGAATCTATGCTTTTTTCCAAAGAAAAGATGAATTTTCTGTACAATTCCTTCACACTGTGCGCGCGACTTGCGTGGTAAAACCTCGAGTTACATGTTGTTGCTGCGCCACAGGAGTAACCGCGGCGGCCAACAGAGGAGCGGTGGACACAGGCAGGTGACCTCCTCCAACGCAACGCAGGACTGTCGGAACCCGGGGAAGCTTCCCTGGGGCATTCAGTGTCGGGACAGCTCCGATCGCCACCCGGCACTGCCAGGCGGTCTTTACCTTCCACAGGGTAGGCGGGTTTTCGCTCCGCACATCGGGCGCGCTGGCGGTAATAGTGAATTCGCCGAACCAGGATAAGCTGGCCGCTGCGCCAGCACCTGGCCCCAATTTTGCCGCGCACGGTGCAAAGCGCGGCAGACCTGGAAACTGCGCAGGTTTTGGCCAGCGTTGCGCACCAGAAGTGCACTCTTGTCTCAGCATGATACGCCCATACCGCATACAGGGCGTGCCGCGTGATCGTACAACAGTTCGGGTCCCCATTGGTGTTCAAGAGAGGTAAAGGAGAGCTACGCACTATGCACCAACTGCGGGTGTTGCCGCGAATCGGCTTAAGCTGTCTATTGCTTGCCACGCTCGGGGGCGCACCGCTCGCCCAAACGCGGATTATGCCGGTAGGCAATTCCATTACCGACGGGCTCTACGGCAGCTCAGACGGGCTGGGCTTCCGCAATGACCTCTACGCCCGCCTGAGAGATGCCGGCCTCAGTTTTGACTTTGTGGGCAGCACCGGGTCTCCACCCTACGAGGGGTACTTCTTTCCTGGAGCCCGTATCGAGGAGTTCTACTCGGGCGGATTTGGTACAGGCACGCGTGATATCGCCAACGCGATGAACAACTACGCGCCCGAGTACATCCTCTTGCACCTGGGCACCAACAACATGAGCGGCAGCGAAACGCCTGCCCCTTACTCCAACGACAACGGGCAGACTTTCCTCAATACCGCCTCGGGAAAGCTCGCCCAGTTGCTCGCCTACCTGGCGCGTTGGAAAACGGGAGCCTACGGCTCGAGCCTCAAGAAGATCGTCCTGTGCAAGATTATTCCCAAAGTAACCTATCCGGATCAAGTTGCCCTGTTTAACCAAGAGATCACCAGAATTACTAGCGACTCCGAGCAAGGGCGCATCCCCTCCATCCCTGCGGGCACGCTGTACTTAGTTGACCAGTTTTCGCCCTTCGATGTGGCCACCATGATGTCGCCCGACGGCATCCACCCCAACGATGCCGGCTACAGCAAGATGGCTGATGTCTACTTCAACGCACTGGCCTCGCTGCTTTTTCCGGGAGACAACTTCAACCGTGCCAGCTTGGGACCCTACTGGACTGCTGATCCTGAATATCGCATCGTGAACAACGAGCTGATGAACACGGCAACCGAGAATGCCTGGGGTCACCTGGCCGTTTACAACCTTTCCAGCAATGTCAATGACGTCTCGTTCCAGTGGGGAAACGCCGCCACTCCGGAGGGGATTGACCAGGCTGGGTTTGCTCTGCTTTTGAATGCCGCCTCGGTCAGTGCAGATGGCTACCTCCTGTTCAGACGCAGCAATGGCAGCATTAGCCTCTGGACCATCGCAGGGGGTGTGCCTGGGCATGGTGTGGCCAACGCCACCGGGAGCCAGCCTGCCCCCCGCGCCGGGGATGTGATGCGCGTCCTGGTGAGCACTAGTCCGTCCGGCCACCATTTTGACCTCTACATCAACGGCCGCTACGACGGCCGGGTCACGGACACAGCCAAAGAAAAAGGCAACAGCGCCAACAAGTATGCCGGCGTCATGCTCAAGGGTGGATACAACACCAGTATCGACAACTTTTACGCCCGCACCACGTTGGACGTGACGCCGCCTGCCGCCGTCACTAACTTGGGTATCGCCGGCCTAAGCTCGATGTCAGTGACGCTGACCTGGACCGCGCCAGGCGATGACGGTAACCTGGGCACGGCCTCTTCCTACGTCATCAAATATCTGGACCAACCCATCACTCCTGCCAATTTTGCTTCGGCGGTGACCGTGCTTAATCCGCCGGTGCCGAAACCGGCCGGGTCCGTGGAAACCTTTGAGGTGAAGGGACTCCTTGCCAACAAGACCTATTTCTTTGCCCTGAAGACATTGGACGAAGCAGGCAACGTCAGCGATCTGTCCAACGTGGTGTCAGCCGTGACGCCGGGGCAGGCGACACTGGCAACTTTTACCGATGACTTTGAGCGGCAGTCGCTCGGCGCTAACTGGACTGCACATGCAGCGTACGCCATTGTCAACGGCGACTTGGCCAACACGTCCTCCGTGTACGATTGGGGTTACCTTGCGGTGCTCAACAACCGCGAAAACCCCGTCGAGGCCTCAATAAAGTGGGCAGCAAGTGCCAACGCGGCGGGCATAAACGAAGGCGCCCTCGCTCTTATGCTCAACACCGCTAGCACCACTGCGAGCGGCTATCTGGTCTGGAAGAGCGGACAATATGTCCGCCTCTGGACCCTGACCTATGGGAACCCTGGGCAGACGGTGGCCAACGTGCAGGGGCTCCTCCCCCAGCCGGGCCCGGGTGACGTCTTCAAGGTCAAGATGTCCAGCGACGCAAATGGACACCACTTTGACGTGTTCATTAACGACAAGTTCGATGCGCGCGTGTCGGACCCCAACAAGCTCCAGGGCAATGCTGCTACAAAGTACGCAGGCGTGTATCTGAAAGGTGGGCTCAATAACAACGTGGCGGAGTTTTCTGTAGCCGTGCCGATCGGCGATCCGTCTGCGTTGCTCATTGCTGCCGGCAACCAGCAAAGCGGCCCGGTGGGGAAGAGGCTCCCCGTGCCCCTCACAGCCCAAGTGACCGATAGGAATGGCTACCCGGTCTCGGGTGTCTATGTTGATTTCAAGGTAAGCTCGGGACAAGGCTTTCTGAGCACCGATTCGGTCACCTTTGATGGCTACATCTGGATCGAGGCAGAGGATGGGATACTCTCGCCGCCGATGGAAAAGGTCTTTAATGCAAATGCCTCAGGCGGAGCTTACGTCCAGGTGCCGGAAGGAACAGGCGTCAATGCCGGCAAGGTAACTTTCACTGTGTACCTTCCGATCTCCGGTACCTTCTACCTCTGGGCCCGGGGGCTCGGTCCTTCGGGCACCTCTGATTCCTTCTGGTCGTATGCTGATGACGGCACCGCCGAGATCTTTAGTCTTCAGAACCAGACGACATGGGGCTGGAGACGGCGGACCACACCCTTTGCCCTCTCTGCTGGCGTGCACACCATCACCTTCGAGAATCGCGAGGATGGCACGCTCCTGGACAAGATCCTCTTGACTAATGTGAGCACCTATACCCCATGGGGCCTCGGTGGTACCACGCCTCCACTGACAAACATCTCCAACACTTCCGGGTTCGCCCATAGCTACCTCACCTTCGGCACGCAGGCGGGCCAGGTAACAGTACAGGCGTCCGCCTCGTACAAAGGCACGCCTCTTTCTGGCAGCCCCGTACAGTTCATTGCCTATGCCACGAGCGGCACACCGACCCCTCTGCGCTATGTCTCTGGCAATGGGCAGAGCGGTCCCGCGGGTCAACCTCTGGCCGAACCCTTCATAGTCGAAGCACGGGATTCGTACAACAACCCTGTCCAGAACCTCCCGGTGATCTTTGAGGTCTTAGAAGGCGGAGGCACGCTGTCAGAGCCGCAGCCGGTGTTCACCGATGCGACGGGTCGCGCCTCTACCGTGCTCACCCTTGGAATGCTGCAGTCCAGGAACGTGGTGCGCGCCTCCTCGCCCGGTGTGGGCGGTACCCCCATTCAGTTTACCGCACACGCCACCTCGCGCATCCCGACGGAAATCCAGTACGTGAGCGGAAACTATCAAACAGGCACAGTGGCAACGCAGCTCGCCCAGCCGCTGGTGGCGCGGGTGGTGGACAATGTGGGCAATCCGCAGCCCAGTTGGCCCGTCCTTTTCAGGATTCAGACCGGTGACGGCGCCTTGGATGGTGGCGTTGACACCCTTACCGTGTTCACCTCGGCCGAGGGCTTGGCACAGGTCTTTTGGACCTTGGGCACGAAAGCCGGCTCCGCCAACAACATCGTGACTGCGGTGGCCTCGCGCGGCGACAGCCTCCTGACCGGCTCACCTATTCTCTTTCAAGCCTCGGCAAACCCCGGTCCTGCGCACGCCATACAGCTGGTTTCTGGCGACAACCAATCGGCCCCCATCGGCTGGGACCTGGAACAGCCGCTCCGCGTCTTTGTCGCGGATAGATTCGGCAATCCGGCTCCCGGGTCTCAGGTCAGGTTCGAAGTCACTGTCGGCACTGCCGCCATCGCCGGCAGTAGCGCAGCGGTGGTGACCACCGACGCTTCGGGCATAGCCGAGGTGGTGTTGACCATGGGAAACATCCCTGGCCAGGTCAATAGAATCGAAGTTCGGGGACAAGGTCAAACGCTGGTGGGCGAGCCTGTGGTTTTCCAAGCCACGGCCACCGAAGGAGTAGCCAGCCACATTTACAAACTGTCGGGAGACGACCAGACTGCCACAGTGGGAACCCAGCTGCCGCACCCACTGGTGGTCCAGGTCAAAGACATCTTTGGGAATGTGCGCCCTGGCCACGCCGTGCACTTTGCGGTGACCAGCGGGGATGCACGGATTGACGGAGCCACAAGTGCTGACGTGCTCACCGATGCTCAGGGGATAGCTCAGGTGAATGTGGTGGTCGGCACCATGGCCGGGGCCAAGCTCTACACGGTGGAAGCGACTTCCGTAGATCTCCGCGGCAGGCCATTGGTGGGTTCGCCTGTGGTCTTTACGGCCTCGGCCACACCAGGTCCGCCGGCACAGCTCGTCAAGGTCTCTGGAGACAATCAGAATGCTCCTGTCAACACCACCCTAGAGTACCCCTTGCGCGTCCGCGTCACCGACCGGTACGGTAACGGGGTGACGGGTGTCAACGTGTTGTTTCAGGTAATCACGGGTGCAGGCTCCATTGAAGGAGTGCGGCAAAAGTACGTTCCGGTCAACGTTCAGGGCTATGCCCAAGTAACCTTTACCCTCGGTTCGGTTGCCGGCAGTGACAACGTGGTCCAGTGCAGCGCCACGGTGGGAGGGCAGCATTTGGCAGGTTCGCCGGTCACTTTTCGAGCCACCGCCCTTCCGGGTCCCGCGGCGGGCTTGGTGCGCGTATCGGGCAATAACCAGACGGGGAAGGCCGGAAGTCGTTTGCCCCTCCCCTTGGTAGTACGGGTACGCGACCAGTGGGACAACGCCGTGCCGAATTTCCCGGTGCGCTTCACGGTCGCAGCGGGCGGCGGCACCATCGACAGCCTCGCCTATAAGGATGTCCTCTCTGACTCTGCCGGGCAGGCCCAAGTCTACCTCACCCTTGGCACGACGGCGGGCACGTTCAACAACAAGGTTACCGCAACAGGCCAAGGCCTCACTGGGTCGGTGGAGTTTTTCGCTTCTGCCACTCCTGATGACCCGCGTCGCCTGGTGCAGGTGTCTGGAAATGGGCAGGTGGGCATGGCGGGAACGCTCCTCCCCTCACCCCTGGTCGTTCGGGTGATGGACCGCTTCCAAAACCCAATCGTTGCCCACAGTGTCACCTTTGTCGTCATGCAGGGCGGTGGCACCATCGACGGGGTGACAGAACGGACGGTGGCCACGAATTCCACTGGCTATGCACAGGTCTCCTTCACTCTGGGTACAGTGCCCGGGCAACAGGTGGTGGTGGCCCGTGCATCTTTCGGGGGCACAGAACTCGACGGTTCGCCCGTTACCTTCGCGGCAACAGCCACCGGTGCCCCTCCTGCGCGCATCGCGGAGTATGCTGGCAACCACCAGACTGGGGTTGTGGGGAACTTTTTGCCTGGGCCTCTACAGGTGCTAGTCACCGACCAGTACGGCCACCCGGTTCCTGGCCACCCTGTGACCTTCACGGTCATGAGCGGCGGGGGCGCGCTCGGTCCTGCTTTGGCACCATCCTTGGTCGACACCACAAATGCCGCGGGCATCGCCACCACGACCTATCGCCTTGGTCCTTCAGCCGGTGTGGAAAACAACGTGGTTCACGCCACCGCGAGCTATCAGGGCACAGCGCTTGCGGGTGCGCCGGTCGTTTTCGTGGCCTCGGCACGCACTTCCACCGCACGGGCCATCCGCATCGACTCCGGAAACAACCAGATCGGCGTGGTGGGCCGTGCATTGCCCAGTGAACTTCGGGTCAAGGTAGTGGACGCGGTAGGCGCACCTGTTGCAGGTCACCCGGTGACGTTCCGAGTGGTGGCAGGGGGAGGAACATTCGGTGCTGCCGATACCATCGCCATCCGCACCAGTGACGCCAGCGGCGTGGCAGCCATCAGTTTGACGCTCGGGCCATTGGCTGGCGCGGCGAACAACCTCGTCCAGGCTAGTGCTACCGACGGTGTAAGCCCCTTAGAGGGCTCTCCGCTCACCTTCGTGGCCAGCGCCACTGCCGATACCCCCAGCCCC includes the following:
- a CDS encoding UDP-N-acetylmuramoyl-tripeptide--D-alanyl-D-alanine ligase, whose product is MSALVLPNDTVALRVGEVVQCCDAGQGFVGPNTALRHQVRRVSIDSRTTEPGDLFIAIKGERFDGHQFVGQALAAGAIAAVVNLNALSALRQALPEAVLIGVPDTLAALGQIAHYHRGRFSVPVVALTGSVGKTTTKELTAAVLSRRFDTLKSKKSFNNTVGVALSLLELRSHHGAVVLEMGTNHFGEIAALCRIAEPEYGVILNIAEAHLEFFGDLQGVLKAKLELFEGLVGEKVGFYNADDPLLAQAPMPLRRVVAFGTAKHADIRGTFRGLDARGCPTFTLRRQHIHLKLPGRHLVTNALAAAAVGIEFGVPLAEIKAGLEEVDHVPERLEVIDLQGVRLIDDAYNSNLRSAAAALDFLRTLPLPPGGRRIAVLGDMLELGPTSAPAHRRLGELVAQNEVALLLAFGEWTRETVRVARASGVEAEHFADKQSLSQALLGWLREGDVILVKGSRGMKMEEVVEAVRKGLQPNE
- the rsmH gene encoding 16S rRNA (cytosine(1402)-N(4))-methyltransferase RsmH; translation: MTFHEPVLVEAVGRLWLHRKQGVYVDATIGGGGYERILLPKCGPGVRVVGIDLDGEALEAAAEGLRQFGSQVVLRQGDFRQVGRLLAELAITQVEGILFDLGVSSHQLDTPARGFSYRFEGPLDMRMDTGRGTTAASIIARSSEKELAALFAHLGEERHARRIAAAIVQARAREPIRTTSQLAAVICSVVPGPLVVKTLSRCFQALRMAVNQEHEALREALDQVPGLLSPGGRVVVLSYESICDRMVKSFFVREQRGCICPPSLPTCVCGRKPTLRVLTKRPLVPSAAEKARNPRSRGAKLRAAERIAPGIEAQTESAPA
- a CDS encoding FtsW/RodA/SpoVE family cell cycle protein, producing MQRRSHKELHKKPKPRWATRTGGSGTYQFDYVLLIAVLVLLAIGLSEVYSASSHTAGFQRDDPHFYVKSHLFRVLLGVLAMVGVFQLSWRHLVRAPWTLLWLSIGLLVLVLVMGVRVHGARRWLRLGVMGFEPSEFARFAMVVFVASKLAAWSHLRDWEQGTVELAKAFGATLVLAGLIVLQPDIDTAGLMIVVFLLMLTFAGVERGLVLMSWTTAISCAAVLMV
- a CDS encoding penicillin-binding transpeptidase domain-containing protein — protein: MDAYGREGDAHAHITRLVHFRWVMVGLFALIGLRLIEVQVVNRSVYRKKMPLVRVTRLEPPRGEILDREGVRLVVNKPAVSVGYDLSQHGNTTQAVRTLAAVLGQSPQALEAKVARGGTRGSFVWLARRLPAECGDQVRALGLRQVRVVDEWRRAYPFGSTACHLLGFTGVDNRGLSGIEYAWDEKLHGKPGLAHIYLDARGRVFHKPGAPRVEPVPGESLILTINRVVQRICEEELEEALRQYHASAGCAVAVEPRTGHVLAMACAPLFDPSEGTKVHPDLWRLRPISDAYELGSVMKLVPIATVIEENLRSPDETVYCENGSYRLYGRVIQDHEPYGWLTVREVLANSSNIGMAKIGLKIAPPVLFRYVQAFGFGAPTGIALQGEVRGIVPSVSQWSAFTPAAISYGYEIAVTPLQVVMAYAAVANGGVLMRPKVVAGTVREGKEDLSYGEPEPVRRVVSEQTARTLNEMLVEVVEHGTGRNARIPGLSIAGKTGTARKLRADARGHETDRYISSFVGYYPAEIGAAELCLMVVIDDPRGEYYASEVAAPTFKRIVQRILKWRGEQETIPPVEAPRELPAPSRATLVAVPSLLHRDAGTCKAVLRELGLRVTVQGKGTVVQRQYPAPGTQVATGSVVELELGGAPEELGERLLMPRVIGLTAREAINRLSLLGVQVDVTGAGRVIRQKPAPGEAIRRGGRCILECQSGAALVDAVRW
- the mraY gene encoding phospho-N-acetylmuramoyl-pentapeptide-transferase, which produces MLFHLLFPLREHISGLNVFRYQSFRAGGAAITALLIAFLFGPYVIRKARALHLGQEIRPEGPKTHLKKQGTPTFGGVIILVATVLPLLLWCRLDNVYVMLVLLATVFMGAVGFLDDYLKVVKKLPKGLIGRYKIAGQMVLGCIVGSVLYFFPPVADVRSATTLPFFKNYLVDFGVFYIPVVVFIITAMSNSANLADGADGLCIGLSGIAAAAFGVIAYVTGRVDFSHYLHITYLPGAGELMVYAAALVGACLGFLWFNAYPAEIFMGDTGALSLGASLGTMAILIKKELLLPIICGVFMAESISVMVQVAVFKRTGRRVFRMAPIHHHFEIGERPWPEPKMVVRFWIVGILLVLLSLASFKVR